In Planctomycetota bacterium, a genomic segment contains:
- the rhaT gene encoding L-rhamnose/proton symporter RhaT: MNATPLLGIILHALGGFAAGSFYIPFKKVKGWAWESYWLVGGFFSWIIAPWVVGLLLCPDLVNVLRSAPPKNLLLCYLFGVLWGVGGLTFGLSMRYLGMSLGYAVALGFCATFGTILPPIFNSEFVGLATSLSGQITLVGILVCLAGIALCGRAGMRKEGELSAEQKKAAVSEFSFVKGLWVAVFAGVMSSCMAFAFAAGKPIADHAVASGAPDLFKNFPVLVITLAGGFTTNCVWCVVLNIRNRTGGDYVRGGVPLLANYLFAALAGVTWYLQFFFYGMGTTRMGKYDFSSWTIHMAFIIVFSNLWGIYFREWKGSSVRTHALIILGILVLIASTVVVGVGNFVASLK, translated from the coding sequence ATGAACGCAACCCCCCTGTTGGGCATCATCCTGCATGCTCTCGGCGGCTTCGCGGCGGGCAGTTTCTACATCCCGTTCAAGAAGGTGAAGGGCTGGGCCTGGGAGAGTTACTGGCTCGTGGGCGGGTTCTTCAGTTGGATCATCGCCCCGTGGGTGGTGGGGCTGTTGCTGTGCCCGGACCTGGTGAATGTGTTGCGTTCGGCCCCCCCGAAGAATCTGCTGCTGTGTTACCTGTTCGGCGTCCTGTGGGGCGTGGGGGGTCTGACGTTCGGTCTGTCGATGCGGTACCTGGGGATGTCGCTGGGCTATGCGGTGGCCCTGGGGTTTTGCGCCACGTTCGGGACGATCCTCCCGCCGATCTTCAACTCCGAGTTCGTCGGCCTCGCGACAAGTCTCTCGGGCCAGATCACGCTGGTCGGCATCCTGGTGTGCCTGGCCGGCATCGCGCTGTGCGGCCGGGCGGGCATGCGCAAGGAGGGGGAACTCTCGGCCGAGCAGAAGAAGGCCGCCGTCTCGGAGTTCAGTTTCGTCAAGGGGCTCTGGGTCGCGGTGTTCGCCGGCGTGATGAGTTCGTGCATGGCCTTCGCGTTTGCCGCGGGCAAGCCCATCGCGGACCATGCCGTCGCCTCGGGCGCGCCCGACCTGTTCAAGAACTTCCCGGTCCTGGTCATCACGCTGGCCGGCGGTTTTACGACGAACTGCGTCTGGTGCGTCGTGCTGAACATCCGCAACCGGACGGGCGGCGACTACGTCCGCGGCGGCGTGCCGCTCCTCGCCAACTACCTCTTTGCGGCCCTCGCGGGCGTGACCTGGTACCTCCAGTTCTTCTTCTACGGCATGGGCACCACCCGGATGGGCAAGTACGATTTCTCCAGTTGGACGATCCACATGGCTTTCATCATCGTCTTCAGCAACCTGTGGGGCATCTACTTCCGCGAGTGGAAGGGCTCGAGCGTGCGCACCCACGCGCTCATCATCCTCGGAATTCTCGTGCTGATCGCCTCGACCGTCGTGGTGGGCGTCGGCAACTTCGTGGCCTCGCTCAAGTGA